The following nucleotide sequence is from marine bacterium B5-7.
GAAGAAAATTTGCTAACGGATTTAAATATACATATTGCTTATGATACGGATGTGACTGAAAAAGGCATTGAGGCTTGTATGCAAACCGCCTTAATGCATTTGCAGCAACACTGTGATGTATTGGGGATTAGCATTGATTTAGATGGCTTTGATCCCGCCGATGCACCGGGTGTTGGCACCTTAGAACCAAATGGTATTCCATTACAAGATTTCTTGAAAAGTCTTGCCGCGTTCAAAGCGCAAGACATTCAATTTATCGGCGCAGAAATTACAGAATACAATCCGAGTTTGGATAAAGATGATCGGACGTTGGAAACATTAAGACAGTGTATGTTGGGGTTAGCGCCGTTATTGTAGTCAATGATGGAGATCCCGGCTCAAGGCCGGGATGACATGCTCACCCCGTCATTCCGGCGAAGGCCGGGATGATATGCTCACCCCGTCATTCCGGCGAAGGCTGGGATGATATGCTCACCCCGTCATTCCGGCGAAGGCCGGAATCTCCTGCTAGCACTGCTGCCGTGCTAAAGCACTTCGTCGTCTTCTAAACCCGCGTGTCTGATAATCGCACGTAGCGCACTTAATGATTCGACCTGAATTTGGCGGACCCGTTCACGCGTCAGTTTAATCTTTTCGCCTACTTCTTCCAGTGTCATTATTTCTTTGTTATTTAAACCAAAGCGATGTTCGATGACAGCACGTTGTTTTTCCGTTAATTCATCTAACCATTTTTTCAAATGATCTTGCATGCCTTCGTCTTGTAACATTTGCACCGGGTCTAATGCATTATCATCCGCCACCGTATCCATTAAAGGTTTATCCACTTCTGTGCCACCAGGAGAGTCTAAAGAAGCCACTCGCTCATTTAAATCTAAAATGCTACGCACATCTTCTAAAGGTTTATCAACTTTTTCTGCGATTTCTTCAGCAGTAGGTTCATGATCTAATTCTTGTGTTAGTTTTCGCGCCGCGCGAAGATACACATTCATTTCTTTCACCACGTGTACAGGCAAACGGATTGTGCGCGTTTGACTCATCAAAGCACGTTCGATCGTTTGACGAATCCACCAGGTTGCATACGTTGAGAAACGAAATCCACGCTCTGGATCAAATTTTTCAACACCGCGAATCAAACCCAAGTTGCCTTCATTGATTAAATCAGCAAATGCCAAGCCACGGTTTAAATAGCGCCGTGCAATTTTCACAACTAAACGTAAGTTACTAGAAATCATCTGATCTTTAGCCGCTTTATCTTCTTGTTGAACTTTACGGCCCAACTCAACTTCTTGTTCTGCTGTTAACAGTGGGGCAAAACCAATTTCTTGTAAATACAATTGTGTCGCATCCGCTTGTTTACGCGTGCGATTATCGATTGTTAGTAAGCTTTCTTCGGGAATATCTTCATCAGCTGCGTCACTATCTTTGACTGCATCCTCTTGTGATTTTGGTACCGCTTCATTAGTATCATCTGCGAGATCATCTGCCATCGTGGTCTCCATGTTTAGGCTTTCCTTAGGTATCTGAGCGGATTAACGGGCTTTCCATTGCGCCGGATCTCAAAATGTAGCATGTTTCGATTCGTGCCGCTATGACCCAAGCGCGCAATTGATTGACCCGCCTTCACTATTTGACCCTCTTTGACCAAAATTGACCGGTTATGCCCATACGCCGTTAAATAACTCGCATTGTGTCGGATGATAACCAAGTTGCCATAACCACGTAAACCATGCCCGGCATACACGACTTCTCCAGGCGCTGCAGCATGCACCGGCGTATCTTGCTTTGCTGTAATGTCGATACCTTTGTTGCGAGGAGGATGATAAGCATGCAACAAATGTCCCTGCACTGGCCAATGCCAATGAGGCGCAGCCGCGGTGTGCTGTACAAAATGATGTTTTTTTGCTGCATGTTTTTTATAGTGATGTTTTTTAGCCACATGTTTTTTATGATAAGTTTTTTTCTTATGTGTCGTTTTGCCCTTGGCTTTATGCCAAACAATATGTTTTTTCGTAGAGCGCGATTTTTTTAATTTCACCGGTGCTTTGTGTGATATTTTTCTTAAGCTAATACGTTCACCCACATGCACAGGGTATGGTGCTCTTATACCATTAATACTAGCGATCTCACGATAGTCTTTACCAAAACGAAAAGCGATAGCATACAAAGAGTCGCCAGGTTTTACGATATAGATTTTTTGTGTGCTAGGCACATGACTGCGATCAGCAATGGGGGCTGTGCCGTCAGTGGCGCAAGCAGTGAGTGAGAGCAACAGTGATAGCAGAAAACCCCGGATCAAGCCCGGGGCGACAGCAGTGCGCAGAGCTGTAAGCCTTTTACACCACATCTTTCAACCATCCAGAGATTTTCTCAAACGCTTCATAATGCGTCCAATCCGTTTGCAACGGTGTAATCGACACCTTGTTTTGCATGATGGCATGAAAATCTGTGCCTGGCCCAGCATCTTGTTCTTTACCCGCAGGGCCCACCCAATAAACATCATCACCACGTGGATCTTTGGTGGGTATCATAGGTTGTGCAACATGTCGCGTACCTAGGCGCGTAATTTCATAACCACGCAATTCTTCGAAAGGCACATCGGGCACATTAATATTTAAAATAGTATTTGCAGGCAATTGCCCTTTGATCACTTGTGACACCAAACGCTCTGCGACTTTACCCGCTGTCTCATAATGTTTGTGCTCACCTGCAAGAGAAAATGCCAGTGCAGGCAAACCTAAAGAACGCCCTTCTGTCGCTGCAGCAACCGTGCCGGAATACAACACATCATCACCTAAGTTCGATCCAGCATTAATACCTGAAACAACAATATCCGGACGCTTATCCAATAAGCCTGTAATCGCTAAATGAACACAATCCGTCGGTGTGCCTTCCACGCTAATAATGCCGGGCTCTAAATGTTTTGCGTGCAATGGTGCAGACAAAGTTAAAGAGTTGCTTGCGCCACTACGATTGCGATCTGGCGCAATCACCTGCACCTCACCAAGTCCCTGCATACTCTTCGCTAACATGTCGATGCCTTTCGCATAGACACCATCATCATTCGATACCAAAATAAACATAATCTTATCCTTCTACTATTTTACCACTTGGTAAAATGTCTCGCCTTTCTTAATCATACCTAAATCACGTCGCGCATGGCCTTCCACCGCCTGCTTCCCTCTTTTCAAATCATGTATTTCACGTGCCAATGTTTGGTTCTTCTGTCGAAGCCCTTCATTCTCTTTTTTTAAATCAACCACTTTCTGATGTGTTGCCAGTAAAGAAAATACGCTCCCTTTCTCAAACCATAATTTATATTGCAACAACAAAAACAAGGTCACCAATAATGCGACTAGCCACTTCATCGTTGTTTTCCTGCAAACACTGCATCGGCACCTAAGTACTGCTCGATACGTAATAGTTGATTATACTTGGCAACCCGATCGCTGCGACAGAGCGAACCGGTTTTAATTTGTCCGGCTGCAGTGGCAACAGCTAAATCAGCAATCGTTGTATCGGCAGTTTCCCCAGAACGATGAGAAATCACGCAGTGATAACCCACATCTTTGGCCATGCTGATCGCAGCCATGGTTTCAGTTAACGTGCCAATTTGATTCGGTTTAATTAAAATGGCATTTGCAATCTCACGCTCAATGCCTTTCGCCAATATTTTAGGATTTGTTACAAACAAATCATCACCAACCAACTGTACACGGTCACCTAAACGTTCCGTCAACAATTTCCAGCCCGACCAATCTGTTTCTGCTAAACCATCTTCAATGCTGACAATGGGATATTGATCTACCCAACTTTCTAAAACATCAATCATCGCTGGCGCACTTAAATGTTTTTCTTCAGAATATAAATGATACTGCCCATCGCGATAAAATTCTGAGCTCGCTACATCCAAGGCTAATTGGATATCATCACCCACTTTAAACCCAGCATGTTCAATGGCTTGCAGAATGATTTCTATCGCTGCATGATTCGCCGGTAAATTAGGGGCAAAACCACCTTCATCACCTACAGCGGTTTGCAGCCCTTTTTGTTTGAGCAAGGCTTTTAATGCATGAAAAATCTCAACACCATAACGTAAACATTCTGAAAAACTATTCGCACCCGCAGGTACAATCATAAATTCCTGAATGTCGACATTGTTATCGGCATGCGCACCCCCATTAATAATATTCATCATCGGTAATGGCAAGGTATAAGGTCCATTCGGATTTAAATGCTCGAAAAGCATTGTATGCTGTGATGCGGCGCACGCTTTTGCAAAAGCTAAGGATA
It contains:
- the eno gene encoding enolase codes for the protein MFQVERLLAREILDSRGNPTVEVDVILQGGAMGRAASPSGASTGSREAIELRDKDERYLGKGVRQAVGHINETIWPALQGQSFSDQAALDECLINLDGTENKAKLGANAILAVSLAFAKACAASQHTMLFEHLNPNGPYTLPLPMMNIINGGAHADNNVDIQEFMIVPAGANSFSECLRYGVEIFHALKALLKQKGLQTAVGDEGGFAPNLPANHAAIEIILQAIEHAGFKVGDDIQLALDVASSEFYRDGQYHLYSEEKHLSAPAMIDVLESWVDQYPIVSIEDGLAETDWSGWKLLTERLGDRVQLVGDDLFVTNPKILAKGIEREIANAILIKPNQIGTLTETMAAISMAKDVGYHCVISHRSGETADTTIADLAVATAAGQIKTGSLCRSDRVAKYNQLLRIEQYLGADAVFAGKQR
- the ftsB gene encoding cell division protein FtsB, with amino-acid sequence MKWLVALLVTLFLLLQYKLWFEKGSVFSLLATHQKVVDLKKENEGLRQKNQTLAREIHDLKRGKQAVEGHARRDLGMIKKGETFYQVVK
- the rpoS gene encoding RNA polymerase sigma factor RpoS, which encodes MADDLADDTNEAVPKSQEDAVKDSDAADEDIPEESLLTIDNRTRKQADATQLYLQEIGFAPLLTAEQEVELGRKVQQEDKAAKDQMISSNLRLVVKIARRYLNRGLAFADLINEGNLGLIRGVEKFDPERGFRFSTYATWWIRQTIERALMSQTRTIRLPVHVVKEMNVYLRAARKLTQELDHEPTAEEIAEKVDKPLEDVRSILDLNERVASLDSPGGTEVDKPLMDTVADDNALDPVQMLQDEGMQDHLKKWLDELTEKQRAVIEHRFGLNNKEIMTLEEVGEKIKLTRERVRQIQVESLSALRAIIRHAGLEDDEVL
- a CDS encoding peptidase; this encodes MLSLTACATDGTAPIADRSHVPSTQKIYIVKPGDSLYAIAFRFGKDYREIASINGIRAPYPVHVGERISLRKISHKAPVKLKKSRSTKKHIVWHKAKGKTTHKKKTYHKKHVAKKHHYKKHAAKKHHFVQHTAAAPHWHWPVQGHLLHAYHPPRNKGIDITAKQDTPVHAAAPGEVVYAGHGLRGYGNLVIIRHNASYLTAYGHNRSILVKEGQIVKAGQSIARLGHSGTNRNMLHFEIRRNGKPVNPLRYLRKA
- the surE gene encoding 5'-nucleotidase SurE, producing MFILVSNDDGVYAKGIDMLAKSMQGLGEVQVIAPDRNRSGASNSLTLSAPLHAKHLEPGIISVEGTPTDCVHLAITGLLDKRPDIVVSGINAGSNLGDDVLYSGTVAAATEGRSLGLPALAFSLAGEHKHYETAGKVAERLVSQVIKGQLPANTILNINVPDVPFEELRGYEITRLGTRHVAQPMIPTKDPRGDDVYWVGPAGKEQDAGPGTDFHAIMQNKVSITPLQTDWTHYEAFEKISGWLKDVV